In Amycolatopsis coloradensis, one genomic interval encodes:
- a CDS encoding magnesium transporter MgtE N-terminal domain-containing protein, producing the protein MAAVNRVFAAQLAGLPVFGPDGESIGKVRDLVAGLRLDQQPPRILGIVVELTTRRRVFVPMLRVTSIEPSAVTLATGSVNMRRFHQRPNEVLVVGQLFDAHATLAGSDTRVTVVDAGMEPTRTRDWVLAKLAIRERSSRLGLGRRRSAMQVLPWAEVSGLGLTDLTGQTQGAAQLLMLFDTMRAADVAATVRDLPLKRRHEVADAMDDEHLADVIEELPEDDQKELLSYLAEERAADILEAMDPDDAADLLAELAPAEQNRFLELMEPEESAPVKRLLEYSSDTAGGLMTPEPVVLTPDATVAEALAHIRNADLPVALASMVFVCRPPTETPTGRFVGVVHFQRLLREPPAEMVASAVDSQLPALRPNATLSEVTRYFAAYNLTCGPVVDAEDHLLGAVTVDDVLDHLLPEDWRETGLHDITGEITEEAERA; encoded by the coding sequence ATGGCAGCCGTGAACAGGGTATTCGCAGCTCAGCTGGCCGGTTTGCCGGTTTTCGGCCCCGATGGTGAATCGATCGGCAAGGTGCGGGACCTGGTGGCGGGCCTGCGCTTGGACCAGCAACCCCCGCGGATCCTGGGCATCGTGGTCGAGCTGACGACGAGGCGCCGCGTGTTCGTGCCGATGTTGCGCGTGACCTCGATCGAGCCCAGCGCGGTCACGCTCGCCACCGGATCGGTGAACATGCGGCGGTTCCACCAACGGCCCAACGAGGTGCTGGTGGTCGGGCAGCTGTTCGACGCGCACGCCACCCTCGCCGGCTCGGACACGCGGGTCACCGTCGTCGACGCCGGCATGGAACCGACCCGGACGCGGGACTGGGTGCTCGCGAAACTCGCGATCCGGGAACGGTCGAGCAGGCTCGGCCTCGGCAGACGGCGCTCGGCGATGCAGGTGCTGCCGTGGGCGGAGGTGTCCGGGCTCGGGCTCACCGACCTGACCGGCCAGACCCAGGGCGCGGCGCAGCTGCTGATGCTGTTCGACACCATGCGCGCGGCCGACGTCGCCGCCACGGTCCGCGATCTGCCGCTCAAACGACGGCACGAGGTCGCCGACGCGATGGACGACGAGCACCTGGCCGACGTCATCGAGGAGCTTCCCGAAGACGACCAGAAGGAACTGCTGTCCTACCTCGCCGAGGAACGCGCAGCCGACATCCTGGAAGCGATGGACCCCGACGACGCCGCCGACCTGCTGGCCGAATTGGCTCCCGCCGAGCAGAACCGGTTCCTGGAGCTGATGGAACCCGAGGAGTCGGCGCCGGTGAAGCGGCTGCTGGAGTACTCCTCCGACACCGCGGGCGGGTTGATGACGCCCGAACCGGTGGTGCTGACGCCGGACGCCACGGTCGCGGAGGCGCTCGCGCACATCCGCAACGCGGACCTCCCGGTGGCGCTGGCGAGCATGGTGTTCGTCTGCCGTCCGCCGACGGAGACGCCGACCGGGCGCTTCGTCGGCGTCGTGCACTTCCAGCGTCTGCTGCGCGAACCACCCGCGGAGATGGTGGCGAGCGCCGTCGACTCGCAGCTGCCCGCGCTGCGGCCGAACGCCACCTTGTCCGAGGTCACCCGCTACTTCGCCGCCTACAACCTCACCTGCGGGCCGGTGGTGGACGCCGAGGACCACCTGCTCGGCGCGGTCACCGTCGACGACGTGCTCGACCACCTACTCCCCGAGGACTGGCGCGAGACCGGCCTGCACGACATCACCGGAGAGATCACCGAGGAGGCCGAACGTGCCTGA